The Herbiconiux sp. SALV-R1 nucleotide sequence CATCCTGCGTCGCGAGGCCGAGAACTTCGGCTTCACCAAGAGCTTCACCATCTACGACTCGCAAGACTCGCGGGCGCTCATCAAGCGCATCATCAAAGACCACCAGGCCGACACCTTCGGGTTCACGGTGTCGCAGGTGGCCGCGAAGATCTCGAAGCTCAAGAACGAGCTCTCCGACGTGGAGTCGTACGCCAGGGGCGCGAACTTCTCCGACCCGCAGGAGGCGAAGTTCGTCGAGATGTTCGGTGCGTACACGCGCGCTCTGCGCGAGGCCAACGCCTTCGACTTCGACGATCTCATCAGCCAGACCGTGTTCCTGTTCCGGGCGTTCCCGCAGGTGGCGGAGCGCTATCAGCGACGGTTCCGGCACATCCTCGTCGACGAGTACCAAGACACCAACCACGCGCAGTACGCGCTCATCCGTGAGCTCACCCGGCCGCCGGAGTCGAACGAGCTGACCGGGCTCGCCGCGTTCGGCGGCGGGGGTGCGTCGCTCACCGTGGTGGGTGACTCCGACCAGTCGATCTACGCCTTCCGCGGCGCCGACATCCGCAACATCGTCGAGTTCGAGCGCGACTTCCCCGGCGCGCAGGTGGTGCTGCTCGAGCAGAACTACCGGTCGACGCAGAACATCCTCACCGCGGCGAACTCGGTCATCTCGAACAACTTCGACCGCAAAGACAAGAAGCTCTGGACTGCCGTGGGCGACGGCGAGAAGATCGTGGGCTTCACCGGGTACTCCGGGCACGACGAGGCGCAGTTCGTCGCCGACGAGATCGCGAAGCTCCGCGATGCGGGAATGCCCTACAACGAGATCGCGGTGTTCTACCGCACGAACTCGCAGACGAGAGCGCTCGAAGAGATCTTCATCCGTTCCGCGTTGCCCTACCGGGTGCTGGGCGGCACGAAGTTCTACGAGCGCGCCGAGATCAAAGACGCGATGGCGTACCTCACGAGTGTCGCGAATCCGTTCGACGCGCTCGCGCTACGGCGCATCCTGAACACCCCGAAGCGCGGCATCGGGCCCGCCACCGAGACCCAGCTGGCCTCCTTCGCCGAGCGCGAGCAGGTGAGCTACCGCGAGGCCATGCGTCGTGCGTCTGAGCTCGGGCTCGGGCCGAAGGTCACGGGGGCGATCCTGCAGCTGGCGGCGCTGCTCGACGAAGCCGCCGAGCTGGTCGACCCTGAGCGCGACGGGGGAGAGGCGACGGTGAGCGAGGTGCTCACGCTGCTCATGGAGAAGAGCGGGTACGTCACGAGCCTGCGCGCCAGTCGCGACCCGCAAGACGAGGCGCGGGCCGAGAACGTCGAAGAGCTCGTGGCCGTGACGAAGGAGTTCAACCGCAACAACCCCGACGGCACGCTGCTCGACTTCCTCACAGAGGTGTCGCTCGTCGCGGCCGTCGACGACCTCGACGACTCCAGCGGCACCGTGTCGCTCATGACGCTGCACACCGCGAAGGGGCTCGAGTACGACGCGGTGTTCCTCACCGGCATCGAAGAAGACCTGCTGCCGCACCGCATGTCGGCGAGCGAGCCGGGTGGGCCGGCCGAGGAGCGGCGACTGTTCTATGTGGGCATCACGCGGGCCCGCAAGCGGCTGTACCTGTCGCTCGCCATGACGCGGGCGCAGTTCGGTGAGACCGCGGTGGCGATGCCGAGCCGGTACCTGCAGGAGATTCCGGCGGAGCTCATCGACTGGATCCAGTCGC carries:
- a CDS encoding ATP-dependent helicase, with protein sequence MSDATDQTTRSSIPIILDGPAGPRDDGGDPLLDGLNPEQREAVEYRGPALLIVAGAGSGKTRVLTHRIAGLIRSGEAWPSQILAITFTNKAAAEMRERVGHLLGQVAEGMWISTFHSACVRILRREAENFGFTKSFTIYDSQDSRALIKRIIKDHQADTFGFTVSQVAAKISKLKNELSDVESYARGANFSDPQEAKFVEMFGAYTRALREANAFDFDDLISQTVFLFRAFPQVAERYQRRFRHILVDEYQDTNHAQYALIRELTRPPESNELTGLAAFGGGGASLTVVGDSDQSIYAFRGADIRNIVEFERDFPGAQVVLLEQNYRSTQNILTAANSVISNNFDRKDKKLWTAVGDGEKIVGFTGYSGHDEAQFVADEIAKLRDAGMPYNEIAVFYRTNSQTRALEEIFIRSALPYRVLGGTKFYERAEIKDAMAYLTSVANPFDALALRRILNTPKRGIGPATETQLASFAEREQVSYREAMRRASELGLGPKVTGAILQLAALLDEAAELVDPERDGGEATVSEVLTLLMEKSGYVTSLRASRDPQDEARAENVEELVAVTKEFNRNNPDGTLLDFLTEVSLVAAVDDLDDSSGTVSLMTLHTAKGLEYDAVFLTGIEEDLLPHRMSASEPGGPAEERRLFYVGITRARKRLYLSLAMTRAQFGETAVAMPSRYLQEIPAELIDWIQSPGMATSRGGTEPRALNAQRGRGGSGGISRWNTDSGYGIPPGPPRPKTEWANRVTGQVRDNGDLELAPGDRITHTDFGEGRVNQVTGEGAKRVAHVHFDSAGPKKLLIKIAPIEKL